One Vitis riparia cultivar Riparia Gloire de Montpellier isolate 1030 chromosome 4, EGFV_Vit.rip_1.0, whole genome shotgun sequence genomic window carries:
- the LOC117913202 gene encoding gibberellin 20 oxidase 2-like has protein sequence MDSSASTILMPPPLELKDERKKGSVVFDSSKMQKQEKLPTEFIWPDADLVRTQQELNEPLIDLDGFFKGDEAATAHAAELIRMACLNHGFFQVTNHGVDLDLIRAAQEDMGVFFKLPLSRKLSVKKKPGELSGYSGAHADRYTSKLPWKETLSFVYCYDSGSKPMVADYFKTALGEDFEQIGWIYQKYCDALKELSLGIMQLLAISLDVDSSYYRKLFEDGYSIMRCNSYPPCKEAGLVMGTGPHCDPVALTILHQDQVKGLEVFVDNKWQSVKPRPGALVVNIGDTFMALSNGKYKSCIHRAVVNMDKERRSLTFFMSPKDDKVVSPPQELIVREGPRKYPDFKWSELLEFTQKHYRPNNDTLQSFVEWRLSSQTK, from the exons ATGGACTCGAGTGCCTCAACTATTCTCATGCCTCCTCCACTGGAGCTTAAGGATGAGAGGAAAAAAGGAAGTGTGGTTTTTGACTCATCTAAGATGCAAAAACAAGAGAAGTTGCCAACAGAATTCATTTGGCCTGATGCGGATTTAGTTCGGACCCAACAAGAGCTTAACGAACCCTTGATAGACTTGGATGGATTCTTCAAAGGTGATGAGGCTGCAACTGCCCATGCCGCTGAGCTTATCAGGATGGCTTGCTTGAACCATGGCTTCTTCCAAGTTACCAACCATGGCGTCGACCTAGATCTTATCCGTGCTGCACAGGAAGACATGGGCGTTTTCTTCAAGCTGCCATTGAGCAGGAAGCTCAGTGTCAAGAAGAAGCCTGGCGAATTGTCAGGTTATTCGGGTGCGCATGCGGATCGGTACACTTCTAAGCTGCCGTGGAAGGAGACACTTTCTTTTGTCTATTGTTATGATAGTGGTTCCAAGCCCATGGTAGCTGATTATTTCAAAACTGCCTTAGGTGAAGACTTTGAACAGATAGG GTGGATTTATCAGAAATACTGTGACGCATTAAAGGAACTGTCTCTAGGGATTATGCAACTCTTGGCAATTAGCTTGGATGTGGATAGTTCCTACTAcaggaaattatttgaagatggttACTCAATTATGAGGTGCAACTCCTATCCACCTTGCAAAGAAGCTGGCCTTGTGATGGGCACCGGCCCTCACTGCGACCCAGTGGCTCTAACAATTCTTCATCAAGACCAAGTTAAAGGCCTAGAAGTTTTTGTGGATAACAAATGGCAATCTGTCAAACCTCGACCGGGTGCCCTGGTGGTTAACATTGGTGACACTTTCATG GCACTATCCAATGGAAAATACAAGAGCTGTATACATAGGGCTGTGGTGAACATGGACAAAGAGAGAAGATCATTGACCTTCTTTATGAGCCCGAAAGACGACAAGGTGGTGAGTCCGCCACAGGAGCTTATTGTCAGAGAAGGGCCAAGGAAGTACCCGGACTTCAAATGGTCAGAATTGTTAGAGTTCACTCAGAAGCACTATAGACCCAATAATGATACTCTCCAGAGCTTTGTGGAATGGCGTCTCTCATCTCAAACCAAATAA
- the LOC117912517 gene encoding increased DNA methylation 1, which translates to MPKQFTSNLGPRFQNCKWGLRNKATSQDLTNQRTCSMEGKRVSKKSQQADAIHKPSSREEGKLMDSVRKEDEGVDTHQHQPFPLVNSGENKRKGLVCRPRKHKRRKKGYHGGQQSDSICIVCQYGGCLILCDHCPSSYHMECINLENVPDGKWFCPSCCCGLCGLRDVDGQSQLFTEVCDQCSLQYHVDCMTRARIGFPRSHPSEKFCSQNCFELCGRIHQLLGIRNPTSVDGLTWKLLRSTRNDCNVYNELRIDTCSELSQALNLMHECFEPIIEHHTKRDLIVDIVYNSVSKFKRLDFRGFYIMALQKDDEFVCAATVRIHGHKVAEMPLVATAFKYRRQGMCQLLVHELEKMLSQLHVERLVLPAISERSELWQSLFGFSEMSSAERLELLRFPFLGFQGTTMFQKILSKIIPRMEMRV; encoded by the exons ATGCCAAAACAGTTTACAAGTAATCTTGGACCAAGGTTCCAGAACTGTAAATGGGGGCTGAGGAATAAAGCAACTTCCCAAGACCTTACCAACCAAAGAACTTGTTCAATGGAGGGAAAAAGGGTTTCAAAGAAATCTCAACAGGCCGATGCTATACATAAGCCATCATCCAGGGAAGAAGGGAAACTGATGGATTCTGTACGAAAAGAAGACGAAGGGGTTGATACTCATCAGCATCAGCCTTTTCCTTTAGTGAATTCTGGTGAAAATAAGCGCAAAGGTCTGGTGTGTCGTCCTCGAAAGCATAAGAGGAGAAAAAAGGGATATCATGGTGGCCAACAAAGTGACTCAATATGCATTGTTTGTCAATATGGTGGATGCCTTATTCTTTGCGATCACTGCCCATCTTCATATCATATGGAGTGCATTAACCTTGAG AATGTTCCAGATGGAAAATGGTTTTGTCCATCTTGTTGTTGTGGCTTATGTGGCTTGAGAGATGTAGATGGTCAAAGTCAACTGTTCACTGAAGTTTGTGACCAATGCTCCTTACAAT ATCATGTGGATTGCATGACTAGAGCTAGAATTGGATTTCCTAGAAGCCATCCATCTGAGAAGTTCTGCAGCCAAAATTGTTTTGAG TTATGCGGCCGCATTCACCAACTTCTAGGAATTCGAAATCCAACTAGTGTGGATGGCTTAACCTGGAAACTCCTGAGATCAACAAGAAATGATTGTAATGTTTACAATGAATTAAGGATTGATACCTGCAGTGAGTTATCTCAAGCCCTCAATCTTATGCACGAGTGTTTTGAACCCATCATTGAGCACCACACAAAGAGGGATCTCATTGTTGATATTGTTTACAACTCAGT ATCAAAATTCAAGCGGTTGGATTTTCGTGGCTTCTATATCATGGCTTTGCAGAAGGATGATGAGTTTGTATGTGCGGCCACTGTAAG GATCCATGGACACAAGGTTGCAGAGATGCCTCTAGTTGCTACTGCTTTCAAGTATCGCCGGCAGGGTATGTGTCAACTTCTTGTTCATGAGCTAGAGAAG ATGCTCAGTCAATTGCATGTTGAAAGATTAGTCTTGCCTGCTATCTCCGAACGATCAGAGCTTTGGCAAtctttatttggtttttcaGAGATGTCTTCTGCTGAAAGGCTAGAACTCTTACGTTTCCCTTTCTTGGGATTTCAAGGAACCACAATGTTCCAGAAAATCCTCAGCAAAATCATCCCCAGAATGGAAATGAGGG TATGA